In Chelmon rostratus isolate fCheRos1 chromosome 9, fCheRos1.pri, whole genome shotgun sequence, the following proteins share a genomic window:
- the atox1 gene encoding copper transport protein ATOX1, with the protein MTKHEFEVEMTCEGCSGAVTRILNKLEDVKFEIDLPKKLVWIESDRDVEVLMETLKKCGKEVKYNGTK; encoded by the exons ATGACA AAGCACGAGTTTGAGGTGGAGATGACCTGTGAGGGATGCTCTGGAGCTGTTACCAGAATCCTCAACAAGCTGGAAG ATGTGAAGTTTGAGATCGACCTGCCGAAGAAACTGGTTTGGATCGAGTCCGACAGAGATGTGGAAGTTCTCATGGAGACACTGAAGAAATGTGGCAAGGAAGTCAAGTACAATGGCACTAAATGA